The following nucleotide sequence is from Arvicola amphibius chromosome 1, mArvAmp1.2, whole genome shotgun sequence.
tcagattccATGGGACCAGACgattgtgaaccactatgtggttgctgagaattgaagaACATACAAGTGTTCCTAACAGTTGAGCCATCTGTTCTCCAACCTTCtctaggctgtcctgaaactcactgtgtagaccaggctggcccagaacgcAGAACtctacccgcctctgcctcccagagtcctgggattaaacatgtgccaccatgcctggagttTAGGCCTTCAGCTCAGGTCCCTTGCTCTCCAGGGACATAGTTTACCAGCTGAGCATCTTTCCAGCACTatccaccttttttctttttaatgaacgCAATCTCTATTTTCTTCATCCCTAatgtcaaattttattttgacCCAATTTTACAGAAAAAGAGTAGTTTCTTAAATATTAGTTTACACACATAATCCAAATAGATGTGATTATAGACAATACTTCACCtggcttaaaatttttatattctaatttctttgtgttttgggagagggtttctctgtgtagcttctgAGCCTGTGTtataactcgctctgtagatcaggctggcctcaaactcagatccaccaacctttgcctcccaagtgctgggattaaaggcgtgctggctcttaaatgctttttaaaagaaagattatgtaaaataaatttattgcattttaatgATTTTGTAAACCCTACCAGAGGCTGAGTCTGCTCTACATCGATGACGTCCACTGCATCACTGAATGTGCCCAGTTAATATTTAGTGATATGCTCAGCTATAAAGGAAAATTGTCTGTGCACCCAATCTAACAGTAAATTGCTTTTCTGGCTTTGCCCAGTTGAACCAAGGGCTTTATGTAAATGCCCTTCCACCCAATACACTGTAACTAAACTGTTCCAAGGATATTTACTACCAGACAATTTTACTTGGTTGTTTTACCCTTTTTCAGCCATAATTTATCACTAATAGCACAAGTAAAACACTATACTTTTATAAACATTGCCGACTGGACTgaataaaatgcttgcctagtatgtacaAACCGCTGGGCTTGATGCCCAGCATCCCATAAACCGGGTGGAACGAGGCAGACCcgtaatccaagcacttgagagatgatggcaggagaatcaaaagctTAGTCATTTTCTGTGAtaaagtgagtttgagaccagcctgggctacatggtgccATCTTGACAAAGGAATCGGCCAAGAGACTTAAGTTATAGAGTTCTGTTTCTTTATCGTGGAATATGCTTAGAAATTTCACTGCCAAGGCAGTAACTGAACTTTTGGTGttcacaacagaaacagaaaagcagcactgtttttgttttaaaaatgtagcgTAAGCCATACATTAATGTATGTAAGACATTAATACATACATTAATGTATGTaagacatacattaaaaaataactgaGAGTTTGTGAATAGACAAGTATCTCACACTTTGGAAGTCAGGCCAAACAAACCTGCTTTTGGAGGAAACTGCAGGCAAAACCAAAGGGGTATTCGTTCCTTCTGCTACTACTATGAGTGATGAAAAACTGGACAGCTACCACCTAGTAGTCTAGCAGCTGATCTTGGGATTTAATTCTAATTTCTAGGATATAGGAGTCACGTGTTTCCTCCAAGCCTGAATcctctttttggggggggtgggatggggtgtcAAATTCCGCTGCATTTTAGatcctgaggccagcctggtctacatagtgtgttcttACAAAACTAAAGAACAcatactacagagaaaccttgcctcaaaaaacaaaacgtgTATTAAGTAAACACGGGTCGAAGGAGGTAGGGACGAGGTTTCACCATGGAACTAGCAAAATGAGGATATGGGCCTCAAGCTGAGAAAAAAAGTAGCTCTTGAAAAGCCAacctttaagccgggcggtggtggcgcacgcctttaatcccagcactcgggaggcagaggcaggcggatctctgtgagttcgagaccagcctggtctacaagagctagttccaggacaggctccaaagctacagagaaaccctgtctcaaaaaaaaaaaaaaaaaagaaaagaaaagaaagaaaagccaaccTTTGCAATGAGTTTAACATAGCTCATTTAGCTATGTTCTTAAATCTGTAACACAAATATCCCAGTGTGTTCCTAAGATAAACTGCTAAGGTCACAGAAGCTACCAGTGTTTACTGTGGGAACTAAACGACTAAGGTCTAAGATTTGGTGTTGTTGACTCAATTTTCAGTTGTCAGCCACTAGGCCTATTCAGAACCGCACTGAGCCACAAAGAACCACCTTCAAGTAAGCTGAGGACCTGGAAAGTGTCTTTACAGAATACATTGGCTAGACTGGACAAGTGTTTACAGCGTCCCATCTGTTGTATTGGTTTCAGAATCACTTATAtctccacctacacacacacacacacacacacgtgtgtacttCTAATAACAGAAAAGGGAACAAGGTTACTGTTTCTTGTTAAAGCTCTTGAATTGCCTGGTGTGCTTCCTTCTCACTGCAGCAAAAATTCAATTTACAACTCAAAAATCCTAGATAAAATGTTTACATATATTCTTGGATTTATAAATTACTGCTTACACTGACTGCTCCATAGACAAATAATACGATTCAGCAGATACCTGTTGAACCCctgtaattattttaaacaaatacaaaactttATTGGTTTAAACATACTTCCATTTTAATATTTCGGTTATAATCCAAGCTAGGCAAAAAGCCAAATCAAACTCTGAGTACATTTTTGGCTGATGTACAACATATTAATCACCTCTGAAATGTCTAGTTGTAAATTAGAAACTCCTAACCCAAGTCTAAGAACGTCATCTGTCCTGTTACTTTAAGAGAGGTAGCCGTTGGTATTTTCAAGGGAATAAACCCAGCACACAACATTAAAACTATACTGGATGGacacacaccaacaaaacaagtacttttaaaatttgagttaGAATAACTTGACACCTTTTGGTTTGGTACCTAGTCTTCATACTTAGACTAATAAAGATGCCACTAAATATACTTCTTCAGAAACCAGAGCTGTTCTCTATTTAACCTGCAGCCTGGTTCTCAGCTAAGGGTGCACAGCAGAAGCACCTAGTGTTTGGAGCAGACTGACTTTGGCCTGGGCAAGTCTGGAATAATACCCAGGCAAGACTGCTTGAGTTCTTATTAGAAACTTCATCACATTCCCATTAAGTATGTTCTAGTGTAGAAATTAAGTCAGGATTTACTTGATGACATTTCACTAGCAGTATTATGTATGCTTGCACTACAGCTCTGAGTAAGGAAGTCACTGTCATTCCACAGTAAATGGCAGGCATCCTTACAGTGTCACATGTATGTCAGGTACTGTCCCTCCCTCTCAACACATTCTTGAATGCTCGATTCTTGAAGAAAGTAAGTTACAGAGAGCTAGAGTGGAGAGTCAGGGTTCCAACAGCAATCCGATCCCGATCCCAGAGTCTCTGCTCTTCTAATATGCTCCATAGGTCTTGCTACATACATGTTAATTACAACGGCATTTACTAATTGTGGTATTGTTAAGTTTCTGGCTACTAATTTTTGGACAATTATAGGTCAACTTCAAGTCAATCAAGCTTTGAGAAGACTTGCAACCTACTTAAAGAGCTACAAATCAGTATTTGAATTTCAGTTCATCAGTTTCAGCTTTCAACTCAaaagttgctgggtggtggtggtacacgcctttatcccacttgggaggcaaaggcaggtggatctctgtgagttcaaggccagcctagtctacaggcgagttccaggacaggctccaggttccaaagctacagggaaatcctgtctccaaaaagcaaaaacaaaacaaaaaaaaaagtttgtaacGAAACATGCTACACCTAGGGTTCCTACTTAATTTTAGAATATAGAGAGCATAACCACTTTATTTGGAAAGTGGTCCTCATCTTTTCAACTTTAGCATCTAACAGCCAGGTCATCTTTCCGGGTCGTAACTTTTAGTTTAGTTCAAAAAAACTAACATCATCAATGGAAAACTACGATAGCCCAAAGGGCCACATTTCATCTCTGACACGAGCTGCTGGTTTTATATTGTACACCTATTTTCAGAACAAATGTTAAGATTACTTCTAttccttttctgagacaaagCCCTTAAAGACTAAGGCAGAATGGTCCAGTTATTGTTTTAAGTACTGCTCTAGCATACCAAGGCAATATCAAACCATTTTACCGTGTTTTCAAAGGATTTCCTTGCAACTGTTACATcatttaaaactttcatttagGAGTTCTCCCGCTACCCCGCAAGCCCTGGTGGTGGGGAACTAACTGAAGGTCTtaaacatgctaggcaaatactacCACCATCCTTAGCCCAAGtatcccttttttctgttttaacccATGTCTTTCTGTCATATGTTATTTatgaagaaaatcataaaaagtATTCTACCTCACCGTCAGAAAAATTAGTTTACCAAGTCAAAATTCATGAAATTTAATTTACAAATAGTTTCATACACACCCATTAATCCTTTAAGATTCAATTTTTTATACCCAATAAAGGAATTCTTAGGGATTTATGAAACACTTCTCATACGCAGTGTTCTCTTCCGTAGTAGTTCTGTGTACAAGTCTTAAGGCTCACTACACCAAGGCTGGCTGCTATGGATTCCACCCCTTTGTTAACAcactggagatttaaaaacactttatttattaaagttaaaCATACAAAACTGAAATTAACACACACCCTAAAAATTGTCTTCTTCCAATAACAGGAAGGCCCTTTTTCTATCTGTGTTTTTGGCTTAAACTCAACTTGGGATAACTGTGGTGCTCACTTATACCAACAAATGCTGGCAACTTGATCTagttaataaaaattacaaactCAGCTACATGAACATAATATACAGGGAAATTATGGTCAGATTAATGCACAAGAAATACAGGAAAATCTAATCATGAAACATTCAGTACTCTTGTTCATTAATTTAGCCTTGGTTTTTTACAAAAATAGTATCTACATTGTATACAGGGCTATACATCagctttttgttttcccatataaaCATTACACATCCCCAAAAATGGAAGCACTACCACAAgtgaaaaatcaacaaagaaaaaaacaatacaaaacaccaaataaacacGAGAGAAGGGAGCACATCCTACacatggtttgttttttaatataaaattcaaacTAATGACCAAAAAATACAATGTGAGTCAATTGTGGAAGTGACCTAACAGACCCAGGAAAGAATTCAAGGAAAAACCTTAAACTAAACCCTGTCATTTATAAATTAACCCATGCTCGGGCTTGTCTGGACAACGGCCAGGTTATCATCAAACTGAAGATATCTTTAGTAGGTTGGCATTTTGCCATCGTGTTCCAATGAACTGCTGGGATACATCAAGTGCAAAGCACCTGAAAACTCCAAATTAGGACTTACAAAATGTCTACTCAACATCAGTTAAGTAGGGGCCTGAAGTCATCTAAGTGCTGATTTAAGCAGCATCTACCTAGAAAAGTTGCCTTGTTCAACAAACTCTGAGGGAACTGTGGTAAGTAATAATGAAGAGTTAAATGAGAGCAGTTATCAAATGTCTTCAAGTTTCATTCTACCAAAGCCAAACAATGACAACAATGTATCTTCTTACTCATCTAGCAAATAATTTACctttagaaaaatataagaataaaaaggTAAATGTAAAGCCCTGCAGAGATGAAATCCAACAGTTTTTCTCATTATTGAGGCATCAAATGCCTGACGTTATATTTTGATGTATCTTGATACTGTGTCATGGGCTTGTCAGCAATTCCGCAAGTTCCTACTCCAACTTTGCCCGTTACACTTTCTGGCGAAGCAAAAATACTCCTCTTTACCTGGGAACAAAAGAAAACCGGTTCTGATCAGTATGTGAAACCAAATCTCAACCTTTAATGCTAAAATACATTCAAGTTGCAATATTTACAAAATGTATGGCTTTTGtagaaaatatcactacatactAATATAAAGCTTATCTGTCTCAAGATTGTAGGTTTTCATTCTCAAATTCCTACTTAAAGTATGAGCTGTCTATTCTGGTATGAATTTGATGGCAAGACCCACTGTGGTGCCCTCTGTCCTGAGGCAGCACTGACAACAATGAAAAGCCAAGCTATGGGTGAATGTCAGGTCATCCTTATTTTGAGTAGCTGAATTGTACGTTATTTTACTAACAAAGCATACCCAGAGAACTTAAAAGCTTTTTTAAACAGATGCTCAAAatgaaagtttgtttttaaaaaaagcagagcTCTGCATATTTTCTGCGAAGTTTGAAGGCACCAAACAGTCTTAAAAATTTCTGATATAAACTCGTGGCTAATGACTacttaaaagaattttaagtcaAGAACTAATTTAAACTGTGTCCTTTGGAAAGCCTATAcctcctttcttcattttgatGTTATTGTAATGAAAGCTATACTTTCAGATCTACAACATGATGAAAGACATACCAACctggccttttttgtttttagaataagCCCTGTTGTTGAACTGCTGCCATTTCACCTTCTGGTCCTCTCTTTCCTGCTCAAGTTCTTTTATTCTCTGTGCTTTTTtcaaagcttttttctttttatattcacGTTGCTGGGCaatcatttcttttctgtatggaaaacccagacataaatgtcaataattaaaacttaaaatatgacTTCTTTGTAACAGTGCAAAAGTAAAACTTACATACTAATTTATTAACGAAAGTACAACTTTTCATTTAAAACGAATGCTAAAATCTGGGTATGGTAGCATGACTGTAATGCGAGGTGGtcacaggaggaccagaagttcaaagtcctCCTTGGCAAGCTGGAGGTCAGTCTGGGATACACCagaactgtctgtctgtcttacagaaagaaaaacagggctaaagagagatggctcagtgtgtaaaggcatctgccaccaagcCGAGCCTCATGAGTTAACCTGAGATTGATCCTGAGAACCACAAGGCAGAAGGAAAAtcaactccttcaagttgttcCTGACCTCCACTCATGTTGCAATGCACACATGAAatccacacaataaataaatagaaatcaaaCATCGCCACTCACTGAGTACTACTAGACATtttcggggttttttttttttgttttgttttttctggttttttgagacaaggtttctctgtagctttggtgactgtcctggaactagctcttgtagaccaggctggcctcgaactcacagagatccgcctggctctgcctcccgagtgctgggattaaaggcgtgcgccaccaccgcccggctttagacattttcttttataaaagaaagcagacacAACACTTGCCAGAAGTGACAAAGAACAAAACCCCATTTAGGTCTATTACAATGTAAATCAaatctttcttttggtttgtcaagacggggtttctctgtataacagccctggctattctggaactaactttgtagaccaggctatccccgaactcacagagatccacctgcctctgcctcccgagtgctgggattaaaggtgtaagccatcaCCCAGCTGTAAAACAAATCTTTCAacaaagagtttttatttttttatacagttTTTGCCAGCTGTGCTTTAGGAATATGAATATCTGATGCctgttcatgcctataatccctactacttgggagttggaggcagtTGGATCAGGAATTTAAGTGTGCCTCTGCTAAgcatagagttccaggccagattaGGCCACATGAAACCcatctaaaagaaacaaaatcaactttAATGGCTAGCTAACTCTTTACCAATTTCTAAAAGTACAGTTGGTGAAATATATGCGACACTTGGGAAAGTGTATGAAGTAATTTAATGCAGATAAACTATTTCATCAACACTGAAGAAAGACAGCAAGAGATTGGAAGAGTGGCACAACCAGCATTCTCTGTGATGACCAACAGCAAAACCCTGGGTGTCCACAGCTAGGATTCTAAGTAGAACCAGGGCCTAAGCTACCAATATACTCTGCTTGCCTACATGAACTGACAATAGGAAAGTAAGGTTTTTAAGAGAAGAGATCCTGATTCCCTTGCACCAAATAACCATCTACATGAGGCTAAGTGGCTTTCCTTATAAAGAAggcaagaataaaacaaattagGTTAAATAAGATTTTACAATCTGATTTCCTTATTCAAggtgtttaaatgttattttaacaaaTGGTATTTTTCAAAACTCAAGAACATTTATGTAGCAACTTAAATTTTGGAAATTCTTGAAAATTCATAAACATATTTATCGgttacacacacaaagaaaaaaaaaggaaggaaggaaggaaagaaggaaggaaggaaggaaggagagagacaagacAAGGCAGTGCTGGCAGTAAGGTTGCATTTATGCACAAATAAACACAGGGACTCAGAAGTGGCTGTCAAGGGCTGACCTTGACTGCTGTTATCTAATAACTTCTATTTTCTGGCCCCAGGTTTTTAATCACAAGGTTTTGTTACTTCTGTACCTGCCACATTTTTTCTGTGAATAAGACGTGCCTCCCAGGCATTTCAGAGATTTTATCGAAAAGGCTAAGGCTGTTACACGCTATTTCACACGTGGCAGACGTTAGTTTTTTCACCATCAACTATAGTGATGGGTCAGGcaaaacaacatatatatatatatatgtatctccatccaatgtcatAGCGCTTTCATTGTGTACTTTGCTAATCCTTGTTTCAGTTATTAGTTTAGATGCTATTTTCATAAGGAATCTGTCCTGGTTACCATggtatcttttttggggggtccCCTTAAAACTACTGCTATGTCCCTTCACAATTTCTATACTTAACTGTTTATGCTTCCCCCACCAACTTTTGTGGTACTGGGTACAATTATACTTGTTAGGCAAAGGCTCCACACCTAAGCTACACCCCCATCCCTAGGACACTCCCTTATGTGTTTTTTCTGAATATAGCTTCAGCAGGTACAAGGCTCAAGGCAGTCTCCACTGTGGTTTAGCCTTAGGATCTGACTTACAGAAATACAGTATTCTTAGTGTAGTGTCCTCTTTATTGAATACATCAGTATAGCCTCCACTTTACCTTGGCACACATACTGATCCGATGTTGCCTAACTGTAAAACAATGTAAAACAGTGTTATAACCTCACTCCAATGTAGCCTGAATAGGTTATCTTTGCAAATTACTTCAAGCACCTAAATGGGAAACCCTAAAATGCTAAAGTCAGTTACTTTAGCCAAATGCAACCTAAGCACTTACTTAAGTACCCAAGTACTCAAAAGACTGAGGTAAGACCGGGGAGCACAAGCTAGCCTGTGACATACAGCGAGCCAGCCTGTCTTGGGGAAACAGAAGTCACTTACTTTGACATGGGTTTGTTGCCACTGTCCtcttttgccttccttccttcttctacgGGTTTGAGGTTCAACAACGGAGTCACTTCGGCATTGCCATAACCAGCAAAGGTGATTGCAGCGgtgccattttcttcatctatctcctCGATCTCCGCTTCGTAACACCTGCAAAGATATCATGGCTGTAAGCAGGTGAGTAAAGATCTAGTACTCAGCCTACAAGACTTATAATGTAGTGACTCAATTATCATGTCTCTAAAATAAACTTCTGCAATCAAATGGCCCTCTTAGCAAAATGAGAGATTTAAAGCAAGGCATCTGACATCAAAAGCCCTAATTAAAAAATTTGCCAGAAAAAATCCCTTACACATCTACTTGCTATACTTAATCTCACTGAGAAAAGCTAGTTCTTAAAAGATTAATTTCAATGTATGCACTTGAGCGCAATGAAATTACCAGCAttcactttttttgttgttgttttcctttttaatttgagaaaacaagtcagaacattttagaaaacagccattcatctttctttccttcagaatACAAATCACTCTTCTCCCCAAATTTTAAACTAAACGTAAAATTAAGCTGTTAATAGCAACCACCCAAGAATAACACCAGTTTCATAAATCACATTACCGACACAGATGATTAAAATAGGGTAGTCCAAGCTGAATAAAAACATCTTACCATTGTATCTTATTAATTCATGTTACAGTTAGAGGGTTGTTTTTCTACACTTACTGTCCATCTTCACTCCAGATCGCCATACATTTGTCCCCTACTTTCCATGAATGAGTAGGCTGAGTAGAAGCAAAACTGTCTGAACTTGCAAGAGTTTCCGAAGGCTGAGTTGACAGAAGGTCTTTGGTCAATTCTATAACTTcctaaagaagaaagcaaaagccGTAACACTTGTAATTTAATACTGTCAACTACTTTGTTTTATAGCATTATTTCTCATATCACAAAGCAGTTATGTACACTACACATACAGCTCAGTGCTTATGAGAATACTGTTTTCACATCCATAGAGACTGAGGAACAGCACTATACACTAATAAATAGTGAAACTGTGGTTTAAGCCTACATAGGCATCTTcaacttaaatataaaaactataaaaataaaactagacaaGTTTCAGCCACTTGACTTCTAAATGTCTTTTGTGACTGACCATTTCTCTTCAGTGAGAATCAAAGACTGAATCTGATTCAAGGTTACTTTTACAACCAGCATGTGTCTTTCGTGCAACTACAGTTTTATAGAGCATTACTTGGCAGAAATATCAACCGTGTAACCAACATATCTCCTTTATGAAATTCCCAAAACACTGGAAAAAGTCTCATTAAGCATACAATGTTTCTACTTATaccaatttctattaaaatactgtaaagcataaataaaagaaaccagtAATTTTTCACCCCATTTAAGTACTAATTACCAAGTTAGAGCAAACAGCGTACACCTACTTAAACACAGTAGCACAACTTCACTTTAAGAAAAAACACATAACTAACCTACAAAGGCAGGCAGCGCCTCTCTGGGTGGCAAATACTTTCTAATCCAGGCTTCTATGTATTAGTTCAACTCAAGTGTGTTAGGGGTGGTTAAAAACTTGCCAAAAATATGAACAGGTACTTAACTACTTATCTGCTACGTCCTTACTCTAATACAGACATACATTTTACCTGATTTTCAAAGAATTTGCCTACTGGTTTCCCACACTGTTACACTTAAAACATCATTTTCTATGTTTGAAGACAAATATTGCAAAATCAAACTCTTAGTTTCTTCAGGCATCCAATGAGGTTTCGTAATAATTGTTTTGGTTCAATAGCCAAGAAAAGTTAAATTATTACCTCTCCTAAAGATTGTAAATCTTCCTGGCTACTTCTAAAAAACTAATACTTGAACcaaaaatatagatagatagatagatagacagacagacagagagacaggcgaaaaaagaatattaagtatCTGGATGAAGGTAAGttttgtgaatttaaaaaaagctacTAAGACTTGGATTTGAGCTGAAACCCAATAGAACCCACCCCAAGGTTTGCCAAGTAGAGAATTATTTTCTAAGGCACAGGAGGTGACGCTAGCTTTATAGTCATTAGTCCTGCAGCACTCGAGACTGAACCTAGGGTCCTGTGCAAATCAAGTAAGtgccttcaaatatttttttaattaaacaattcTATGTAAATAAAGTCGGAGAGTTTCCAGTAATATAGTTATACAAAAAGAAGAGTAAATTACCCAATTTTGTTCTCAGTTAACCAACTTTAGAGCTAGGAATACAAACCAACAGCCCTGACTCAAGAGCCCACAGTCTTTATCATTAAATATTCACATCTCCTTCCATGTAATTAAAGCACAAACATGCATTCTACCTCTGGTAAGAAGTCTCAGGTTTGACAGAACATTTATTTCCCcaccactttcaaaagaa
It contains:
- the Smndc1 gene encoding survival of motor neuron-related-splicing factor 30 isoform X3 translates to MEVIELTKDLLSTQPSETLASSDSFASTQPTHSWKVGDKCMAIWSEDGQCYEAEIEEIDEENGTAAITFAGYGNAEVTPLLNLKPVEEGRKAKEDSGNKPMSKKEMIAQQREYKKKKALKKAQRIKELEQEREDQKVKWQQFNNRAYSKNKKGQVKRSIFASPESVTGKVGVGTCGIADKPMTQYQDTSKYNVRHLMPQ
- the Smndc1 gene encoding survival of motor neuron-related-splicing factor 30 isoform X1 — encoded protein: MMSEDLAKQLASYKAQLQQVEAALSGNGENEDLLKLKKDLQEVIELTKDLLSTQPSETLASSDSFASTQPTHSWKVGDKCMAIWSEDGQCYEAEIEEIDEENGTAAITFAGYGNAEVTPLLNLKPVEEGRKAKEDSGNKPMSKKEMIAQQREYKKKKALKKAQRIKELEQEREDQKVKWQQFNNRAYSKNKKGQVKRSIFASPESVTGKVGVGTCGIADKPMTQYQDTSKYNVRHLMPQ
- the Smndc1 gene encoding survival of motor neuron-related-splicing factor 30 isoform X2; amino-acid sequence: MSEDLAKQLASYKAQLQQVEAALSGNGENEDLLKLKKDLQEVIELTKDLLSTQPSETLASSDSFASTQPTHSWKVGDKCMAIWSEDGQCYEAEIEEIDEENGTAAITFAGYGNAEVTPLLNLKPVEEGRKAKEDSGNKPMSKKEMIAQQREYKKKKALKKAQRIKELEQEREDQKVKWQQFNNRAYSKNKKGQVKRSIFASPESVTGKVGVGTCGIADKPMTQYQDTSKYNVRHLMPQ